Proteins encoded together in one Lathyrus oleraceus cultivar Zhongwan6 chromosome 5, CAAS_Psat_ZW6_1.0, whole genome shotgun sequence window:
- the LOC127079245 gene encoding uncharacterized protein LOC127079245 → MGQIAQQLASSSQAQGALPSAIVTNPREHNNVSTVTTRNGKSDEVVEQVDEEEDQLIGVDLEIKENEVVREEVVAPKPVVKETVTEPKPVVKLPFPTRNKKKGQHEKNFEKFLELFKKLEINIPLLEALEKMPTYAKFMKDIISKRRTTDTNPIILTETCSTILQGMKIPIKKKDRGVVTIPCTNGHRSFNKALIDLGVSVSLMPLPIYKKLEDEEIPLILGRPFLETGRCLINIEEGTMTLKVYDEELKIDVQNTMRYKDDICTSYTIEVLDQVMTYDSPLNAPQ, encoded by the exons atgggtcaAATCGCTCAGCAACTAGCTTCgagttctcaagcacaaggtgcCCTACCCAGTGCAATCGTGACAAATcctagagagcataataatgtgagcACGGTGACAACAAGAAATGGTAAATCAGATGAAGTTGTCGAGCAAgtggatgaagaggaagaccAATTGATCGGAGTGGACCttgagatcaaagaaaatgaagttgttaGGGAAGAAGTGGTAGCACCGAAACCTGTTGTAAAAGAAACAGTCACTGAGCCCAAGCCAGTTGTTAAGCTTCCCTTCCCCACTAGAAACAAGAAAAAAGGacaacatgagaaaaactttgaaaaattcttagagttgttcaagaagctGGAGATTAACATTCCTTTATTGGAGGCACTTGAAAAAATGCCTActtatgccaagttcatgaaggatatcATTTCAAAGAGGCGTACCACCGACACTAACCCGATTATTCTAACCGAAACTTGTAGTactattttgcagggtatgaagattccgaTAAAGAAGAAAGATCGAGGAGTTGTCACCATCCCATGTACTAATGGACATAGGTCGTTCAACAAAGCTCTTATTGATCTGGGAGTTAGTGTGAGTCTCATGCCATTACCCATTTACAAGAAGCTTG aagatgaagagatcccCCTCATTTTGGGGAGACCCTTTTTGGAAACGGGACGGTGCTTGATAAACATAGAAGAAGGAACAATGACATTGAAGGTTTATGATGAGGAATTGAAAATCGATGTTCAAAACACCATGAGGTACAAGGATGATATTTGTACCAGTTATACTATAGAGGTTCTGGATCAGGTGATGACATATGATAGTCCTTTGAATGCACCTCAGTAa